A window of Cellulomonas sp. SLBN-39 genomic DNA:
CCAGGACGTCGGCGGCGCGGCGCGCGTCGGACGCGTCCTCGATCGAGCAGCACCCGCGCGAGCCCTCGCGCCGCTGCGCGGGCGTGCGCGACAGCGCCATGTGCACGCCGACGACGTCGTGGCCCGCGTCGACGGCCCGGGCCGCGGCCACCGCGGAGTCGACGCCCCCGGACAGGGCGGCCAGGACCCGCATCAGACGCCCACCGACGTCAGGCCGGCGGCCCGGGCGCGCTGCACCGCACCGGGCAGCACCTCCAGCACCCGGTCCACGTCCGCGTCGGTGGTGGTGCGCCCCAGGCTGAACCGCAGCGCCCCGCGCGCGTCGTGCTCGTCCACCCCCATCGCGAGCAGCACGTGCGACGGGCGGGGCACCCCGGCCTGGCACGCCGAGCCGGTGGACGCCTCGACGCCGGCGGCGTCCAGCAGGTAGAGCAGGGAGTCGCCCTCGCAGCCCTCGAACGTCAGGTGCGCGTTCGCGGGCAGGCGGCGCGCCCCGTCGGCCGGGCCGCGCAGCAGCGCGCCGGGCACGGCGGCCAGCACCCGGGCCACCAGGTCGTCGCGCAGCGCGGCGACGCGTGCCGCGAACGCCTCCCGTCCGGCGACGGCCGCGTCGACGGCCACGGCCAGCGACGCCAGCAGCGGCGCGTCGAGCGTGCCGGACCGCACGCCGCGCTCCTGGCCGCCGCCGTGCAGCACGGGGGTCAGCTCCAGGCCCCGACGCACCAGCAGCGCACCCGCACCCCCGGGCCCGCCGAGCTTGTGCCCGGTGATCGTCATCGCGTCCAGGCCCGACGCGGCGAAGTCGACCGGCACCTGCCCGACCGCCTGCACCGCGTCGGCGTGCACCGGCACCCCGTGCCGTCGCGCGAGCTGCACGACCTCGTCGAGCGGCTGCAGCGCCCCGACCTCGTTGTTCGCCCACATGACCGACACGAGCGCGACCTGCTCGCCGTTCGCCTCGAGCTCGGCCCGCAGGGCGTCGACGTCGACGACCCCGTCCGCGTCGACCGGCAGCAGGACGAGCTCGGCGCCCGCGTGCTCCGCCATCCAGAACGCCGGGTCCAGCACCGCGTGGTGCTCGACGGCCGAGACCAGCAGCCGCCGCCGGGCCGGGGCCTGCGAGCGCCGCGCCCAGAACAGCCCCTTGACGGCGAGGTTGTCGGCCTCGGTGCCGCCGGACGTCCACACGACCTCGCTCGGCCGCGCACCCAGCGCCGCGGCCAGCCGTTCGCGCGCCTCCTCGACGGTGCGCCGCGCCGTGCGCCCCGCCGTGTGCAAGGACGACGGGTTGCCGGTCCGGGCGAGCTCCGCCGTCAGGGTCTCGAGCGCGGCCGGCAGCATCGGCGCCGTCGCCGCGTGGTCGAGGTAGACGGGTCGGGGGGCGCTCACCGCCCCAGTCTACGAACGCCCGCGGCGCCCGAGGCCGCCCACGGGACGGGCGTCGCCGACGGGTCCCCGGGTGCACCTGGCAGGATGAGCGTCGTGAGTGCCGACGACGTCATCGCGCTGCCGCTCGCCTTCGGCGGCCAGCGGCTCGACTGGCGCGACCTGCCGACGTCGGTCCGCGAGCGCATCCAGACCCGTGCCGGCGCCCGCGTGAGCGCCGAGACCACCCCGACGAGCGGGTTCTCGCCGGGGTTCGTCGCCGTGCTCGAGCTCGGCGACGGGCACGACGTCTTCGTCAAGGCCGTCTCCGCGGACCAGAACCCGCAGGCCCCCGAGCTCGCCCGTGCCGAGGTCCGCGCCGCCCGCGCCCTGCCCCCGCAGGTGCCCGCGCCGCGCCTGCTGTGGTCGGACGACGACGGGCAGTGGGTGCTGCTCGGCTTCGAGGCCGTGCACGGCAGCTCGCCGGAGCTCCCGTGGCGCCCGGACGAC
This region includes:
- a CDS encoding cysteine desulfurase family protein, with the translated sequence MLPAALETLTAELARTGNPSSLHTAGRTARRTVEEARERLAAALGARPSEVVWTSGGTEADNLAVKGLFWARRSQAPARRRLLVSAVEHHAVLDPAFWMAEHAGAELVLLPVDADGVVDVDALRAELEANGEQVALVSVMWANNEVGALQPLDEVVQLARRHGVPVHADAVQAVGQVPVDFAASGLDAMTITGHKLGGPGGAGALLVRRGLELTPVLHGGGQERGVRSGTLDAPLLASLAVAVDAAVAGREAFAARVAALRDDLVARVLAAVPGALLRGPADGARRLPANAHLTFEGCEGDSLLYLLDAAGVEASTGSACQAGVPRPSHVLLAMGVDEHDARGALRFSLGRTTTDADVDRVLEVLPGAVQRARAAGLTSVGV